A section of the Citrus sinensis cultivar Valencia sweet orange chromosome 8, DVS_A1.0, whole genome shotgun sequence genome encodes:
- the LOC102608260 gene encoding uncharacterized protein LOC102608260, with product MVVCKCRKATKLYCFVHKVPVCGECICFPEHQICVVRTYSEWVIDGEYDWPPKCCQCQAVLEEESGSETTRLGCLHVIHTSCLVSHIKSFPPHTAPAGYVCPLCSTTIWPPKNVKDSGSRLHSLLKEAIMLTGLEKNLFGNHPVSLAVAESRGPPPAFASDPIVNVNASSSPSKDGINITEGYTAPSTVSEIMEIDGPSPAGNFIKSSSPVPGATTRKSSSQVERQNSEISYFADDEDGNHKKYSRRGPLRHKFLRALLPFWSSALPTLPVTAPPRKDASNADDATDGRLRHSRPSRTDPRKILLLIAIMACMATMGILYYRLSQRALGERLFDDEEQ from the exons ATGGTGGTCTGCAAATGCCGCAAG GCTACCAAGTTATATTGTTTTGTGCACAAAGTTCCCGTTTGTGGCGAATGCATTTGCTTCCCCGAGCATCAAATATGTGTA GTTCGGACTTACTCAGAATGGGTGATAGATGGGGAGTATGATTGGCCTCCAAAGTGTTGCCAGTGCCAAGCTGTTCTAGAAGAGGAGTCTGGTTCAGAAACCACTCGATTGGGTTGCTTAC atGTTATCCACACAAGTTGCTTGGTTTCACATATCAAAAGCTTTCCTCCTCACACTGCACCTGCTGGATATGTGTGTCCTTTATGTTCCACTACG ATATGGCCTCCTAAAAATGTTAAAGATTCAGGATCTCGCCTTCATTCACTACTGAAGGAAGCAATTATGCTG ACTGGTCTGGAAAAGAATTTGTTTGGAAATCATCCAGTTTCTTTAGCAGTGGCAGAGTCCCGTGGTCCTCCACCTGCATTCGCCTCTGATCCGATAGTTAATGTAAATGCAAGCTCATCACCCTCAAAAGATGGAATAAACATAACTGAAGGATACACGGCTCCATCTACGGTGTCAGAAATTATGGAGATAGATGGCCCTAGTCCAGCTggaaattttatcaaaagctCTAGTCCTGTG CCTGGTGCCACAACACGAAAGAGTTCATCCCAGGTTGAGCGACAGAACTctgaaatttcatattttgcaGATGATGAAGATGGGAATCATAAGAAGTACAGTCGAAGAG GTCCCCTCCGTCATAAGTTTCTCCGAGCACTGCTTCCTTTCTGGTCAAGTGCATTACCAACTTTACCAGTAACTGCTCCTCCACGTAAAGATGCATCAAATGCAGATGATGCCACGGACGGTCGTTTGCGGCATTCAAGACCATCGAGGACAGATCCCCGAAAAATCCTTCTTTTGATAGCAATCAT GGCATGCATGGCGACAATGGGTATTCTGTATTACAGACTCTCACAGCGGGCTTTGGGCGAAAGGCTGTTTGATGATGAGGAGCAGTAG